The proteins below come from a single Sorghum bicolor cultivar BTx623 chromosome 4, Sorghum_bicolor_NCBIv3, whole genome shotgun sequence genomic window:
- the LOC8084710 gene encoding CLIP-associated protein isoform X2: MPAGEMAMPAAVARLRELAPAPGAEVELELDAAGAAALAECCAGLLRAAGGGGGDTDAGATRVALEALCAAGVGGAMRRHADGLAPLVVARLGDGHAAVREAARRYLVLLMEMKEMNARTENTEPNSCMPDDQHVHYTTIEMESSSSSQARKNSKEKISTRDISLLAGERDITRKVVEPIKVFSEKDLLREIEKVVSTLQPDNEWSIRITAMQRVEGLVLGGAADYSAFPMLLKQLVTPLITQLLDRRSSIVKQACHLLNFLSKELLRDFEPYAELLIPVLLKNVVITILVIAHSADNCIKEMLRNCKVARILPRIIEFAKNDRSAILRARCCEYAILMLECWVDTPEIQRSADLYEDLIKCCIADATTEVRSSARACYRMFSRIWPDRSHQLYSSFEPSRQKMINDEDAETPQRHLPPVKLGQPQPSSFIPAVIDKVVKVDSGTSFSSGDVQPSDRLYLQCDDMTSKDPDEGNKDDTLTTGSSFEDKITLRKVETTDRDTEKYDSGNSAGVNSSACDPPTATPITTEAPSEMSLNDAAVVTIVQDKAECRLNVEPITQQVQGREDPSELTCLPPAVNSKGPGNLLKENPVEVSSGAGSSGKVGTHKKSAVSKEPRGSYTPNFRRPLLSKQMTNWFYASTKSDIHEKQLILGEMVNNMDVPSSLTEALSLGLNPISDWMMKVYAFSFLRQCLLERGSKSTQEVAQNFEKVMRLVCRYLDDPHHKVAQAALSSLAEIMPAFKKPFEHYLDKTLPHIFSRLNDPKESIKQQCLGILKHANESYPIDSLLPALLRSLDEQKSPKSKLAVLEFANASFVKCTVNSESYSSSSFLKPWLGKLALLFNDKNKKLKEVTVVGFSSIYSHYDPESMLSFLVTLSMEEQKRLRRAMMQLIPTIESDFEEFLQQKRHKQKASFDGFTAKSPLHPASQSAKSPLHPAYRSSKSPAHPRSAKSPLHSAYKYAKSPLHPSYQPAKSPLHQAYQSNSVKTDDCFSSALQCLPNISLEVKGYRTERIEFESPNESYGHKAEMMDKKSCTLRSRNDLRRRIDFSVISDNIVQSASRDSWSAKVFDEPNDNELHINTRKSKVMRMRNDSQDHEAVSQLEEDSETNGHPVPTKNLHQMSSSLLEMLDDPDVPTRELALSLLVEILEKHRKAIENCIELLIVKLLHATKDGALKVVNQAHICLTTVVTQFDPLRCLGAIASQLASQDEKILIISINSLSKLVIRLSEDNLMAHLSTFLPALLDAFENHSPYVRKAAMVCVVDAYLKLGSTLLPYLEGLDTAQLQLVTTYASRLSQARLIAADG; the protein is encoded by the exons ATGCCGGCGGGTGAGATGGCAATGCCCGCCGCGGTGGCGCGGTTGCGGGAGCTGGCGCCGGCGCCAGGGGCGGAGGTGGAGCTGGAGCtcgacgccgccggcgcggCCGCGCTAGCCGAGTGCTGCGCGGGGCTCCTCCGcgctgctggcggcggcggcggagacacCGACGCCGGGGCCACACGCGTGGCGCTCGAGGCGCTCTGCGCTGCAGGCGTAGGGGGAGCGATGCGTCGCCATGCCGACGGGCTCGCGCCGCTAGTCGTCGCGCGCCTCGGCGACGGACACGCGGCTGTGCGGGAGGCCGCAAGGAGGTACCTCGTGCTGCTCATGGAG ATGAAGGAGATGAATGCAAGAACGGAAAACACAGAGCCAAATTCCTGCATGCCAGATGACCAACACGTTCACTATACGACAATCGAAATGGAATCTTCTAGTAGCAGTCAAGCAAGAAAAAATTCCAAAGAGAAGATCAGCACAAGAGATATCTCACTTCTTGCAG GAGAAAGAGATATTACAAGAAAAGTAGTCGAACCTATAAAGGTTTTCTCTGAGAAGGACCTACTAAGGGAGATAGAAAAAGTAGTATCTACTTTGCAGCCAGATAATGAGTGGTCAATCCGGATAACTGCAATGCAAAGAGTGGAGGGTTTAGTGCTTGGAG GTGCTGCAGACTATTCAGCCTTCCCCATGCTCCTAAAACAGCTGGTGACCCCTCTAATAACTCAGCTTCTGGATAGGAGATCGAGCATTGTAAAACAG GCATGCCATTTACTAAACTTCCTATCGAAAGAGTTACTACGCGACTTTGAACCATATGCAGAGCTGCTTATTCCG GTCCTTCTTAAGAATGTCGTGATCACCATCCTTGTAATTGCTCACTCTGCTGATAACTGTATAAAAGAG ATGTTAAGGAACTGCAAGGTAGCTCGTATACTACCAAGGATTATTGAATTTGCAAAGAATGATAGAAGTGCTATTCTTCGTGCCAG GTGTTGTGAATACGCAATACTAATGTTAGAGTGCTGGGTTGATACTCCAGAAATACAGAGATCAGCTGACCTGTACGAAGACCTTATAAAATGCTGTATAGCAGATGCAACTACTGAG GTACGGTCAAGTGCAAGGGCTTGCTACAGGATGTTCTCAAGGATATGGCCTGACCGTTCACATCAGCTGTACTCATCTTTTGAACCATCCAGACAAAAA ATGATAAATGATGAAGATGCTGAGACACCTCAAAGGCATCTTCCTCCAGTTAAATTAGGGCAGCCTCAACCTAGTTCTTTCATTCCAGCTGTAATAGATAAAGTTGTTAAGGTCGATTCTGGGACATCATTTTCTTCTGGAGATGTGCAACCATCAGACAGACTTTACCTCCAGTGTGATGATATGACCTCAAAAGACCCAGATGAAGGCAATAAGGATGACACTTTGACTACTGGAAGTTCTTTTGAGGATAAGATCACACTAAGAAAAGTAGAAACTACAGACAGAGATACTGAGAAATATGATTCAG GCAACAGTGCAGGTGTCAATTCATCAGCTTGTGACCCACCAACTGCCACTCCCATTACAACAGAAGCACCTTCAGAAATGTCACTGAATGATGCAGCTGTTGTAACAATTGTTCAAGATAAGGCTGAATGCAGGCTGAATGTTGAACCAATAACTCAGCAAGTTCAAGGACGAGAAGATCCTTCTGAATTGACGTGCCTGCCACCTGCAGTTAACTCGAAAGGTCCAGGGAACCTGCTAAAGGAAAATCCTGTTGAAGTAAGTTCTGGTGCTGGATCAAGTGGAAAAGTAGGAACTCATAAGAAGAGTGCTGTTTCTAAGGAGCCACGTGGTAGTTACACCCCTAACTTCCGGCGACCTCTCTTGAGTAAGCAGATGACAAATTGGTTTTATGCCAGTACAAAAAGTGATATACATGAGAAGCaactcattttgggagaaatGGTCAACAACATGGATGTGCCCTCATCTCTTACAGAGGCACTTTCTTTAGGTCTAAACCCAATATCAGATTGGATGATGAAGGTATATGCATTCAGTTTCTTAAGGCAGTGTTTGCTAGAACGTGGATCAAAAAGCACTCAGGAAGTTGCACAAAATTTTGAGAAGGTTATGAGGCTTGTTTGTCGATATCtggatgatccccatcacaaaGTGGCACAGGCCGCTCTCTCATCATTAGCTGAGATCATGCCAGCTTTCAAGAAGCCTTTTGAACATTATCTCGACAAGACACTGCCCCATATTTTCTCTCGATTAAATGATCCAAAGGAATCAATCAAGCAGCAGTGCTTGGGAATTTTGAAACATGCAAATGAAAGTTATCCCATTGATTCTCTTTTACCCGCCTTACTTCGTTCGCTAGACGAACAGAAATCTCCCAAGTCAAAACTGGCAGTTCTTGAGTTTGCAAATGCCTCTTTTGTTAAATGCACAGTCAATTCTGAAAGCTATTCTAGCAGCAGTTTCCTTAAGCCATGGTTGGGGAAGCTTGCCCTTTTGTTTaatgataaaaacaaaaaactgaAGGAGGTCACAGTGGTTGGTTTCTCATCTATTTACTCTCATTATGACCCTGAATCCATGTTAAGCTTTTTGGTCACATTGTCAATGGAAGAACAAAAGCGGCTAAGACGGGCAATGATGCAACTAATACCTACAATAGAAAGTGACTTCGAAGAGTTCTTGCAACAAAAGAGACATAAGCAAAAGGCATCTTTTGATGGTTTCACTGCTAAATCACCACTTCATCCTGCATCTCAATCTGCAAAATCACCCCTGCATCCTGCTTATCGATCTTCCAAATCACCTGCCCATCCTCGATCTGCTAAATCACCACTTCATTCTGCATATAAATATGCTAAGTCACCGCTGCATCCCTCATATCAACCTGCTAAATCACCGCTGCATCAAGCATACCAATCTAATTCTGTTAAGACTGATGATTGTTTCAGTTCTGCACTCCAGTGTCTCCCAAATATATCTTTGGAAGTCAAGGGGTACCGTACTGAAAGGATTGAGTTTGAATCTCCTAATGAATCTTATGGTCACAAAGCTGAAATGATGGACAAGAAGTCTTGTACCTTGAGGTCAAGGAATGATCTCCGGAGAAGAATTGACTTTAGTGTGATATCAGATAACATAGTTCAGAGTGCAAGCAGGGACAGTTGGAGTGCGAAGGTATTTGATGAACCAAATGATAATGAACTGCACATAAATACCCGAAAAAGCAAAGTTATGAGGATGAGGAATGACAGCCAGGATCATGAG GCAGTGAGTCAATTGGAAGAAGATTCTGAGACGAATGGACACCCAGTGCCCACCAAG AATTTACACCAGATGTCTTCTTCCCTTCTTGAGATGCTTGATGATCCAGATGTGCCCACAAGAGAGCTTGCGCTTTCTCTGTTGGTTGAAATTCTTGAAAAGCAC CGAAAGGCGATAGAGAACTGCATTGAACTTCTTATAGTTAAGCTGCTGCATGCAACCAAAGACGGTGCCTTGAAG GTTGTAAATCAGGCCCATATCTGCTTGACAACTGTGGTCACTCAATTTGACCCACTGAGATGCCTTGGG GCCATAGCTTCTCAGTTGGCCAGCCAGGATGAGAAAATTCTTATTATAAGCATCAATAGTTTGAGCAAG CTTGTGATCCGATTATCAGAGGACAACCTGATGGCTCATTTGTCAACGTTTCTTCCTGCACTTCTGGATGCTTTCGAAAACCACAGTCCATACGTCCGCAAG GCTGCGATGGTGTGCGTGGTGGACGCATACCTGAAGCTGGGTTCGACGCTGCTGCCGTACCTGGAAGGCCTGGACACCGCGCAGCTGCAGCTGGTAACCACCTACGCCAGCCGTCTGTCCCAGGCAAGATTGATTGCGGCGGACGGCTGA
- the LOC8084710 gene encoding CLIP-associated protein isoform X3: MPAGEMAMPAAVARLRELAPAPGAEVELELDAAGAAALAECCAGLLRAAGGGGGDTDAGATRVALEALCAAGVGGAMRRHADGLAPLVVARLGDGHAAVREAARRYLVLLMEMKEMNARTENTEPNSCMPDDQHVHYTTIEMESSSSSQARKNSKEKISTRDISLLAGERDITRKVVEPIKVFSEKDLLREIEKVVSTLQPDNEWSIRITAMQRVEGLVLGGAADYSAFPMLLKQLVTPLITQLLDRRSSIVKQACHLLNFLSKELLRDFEPYAELLIPVLLKNVVITILVIAHSADNCIKEMLRNCKVARILPRIIEFAKNDRSAILRARCCEYAILMLECWVDTPEIQRSADLYEDLIKCCIADATTEVRSSARACYRMFSRIWPDRSHQLYSSFEPSRQKMINDEDAETPQRHLPPVKLGQPQPSSFIPAVIDKVVKVDSGTSFSSGDVQPSDRLYLQCDDMTSKDPDEGNKDDTLTTGSSFEDKITLRKVETTDRDTEKYDSGNSAGVNSSACDPPTATPITTEAPSEMSLNDAAVVTIVQDKAECRLNVEPITQQVQGREDPSELTCLPPAVNSKGPGNLLKENPVEVSSGAGSSGKVGTHKKSAVSKEPRGSYTPNFRRPLLSKQMTNWFYASTKSDIHEKQLILGEMVNNMDVPSSLTEALSLGLNPISDWMMKVYAFSFLRQCLLERGSKSTQEVAQNFEKVMRLVCRYLDDPHHKVAQAALSSLAEIMPAFKKPFEHYLDKTLPHIFSRLNDPKESIKQQCLGILKHANESYPIDSLLPALLRSLDEQKSPKSKLAVLEFANASFVKCTVNSESYSSSSFLKPWLGKLALLFNDKNKKLKEVTVVGFSSIYSHYDPESMLSFLVTLSMEEQKRLRRAMMQLIPTIESDFEEFLQQKRHKQKASFDGFTAKSPLHPASQSAKSPLHPAYRSSKSPAHPRSAKSPLHSAYKYAKSPLHPSYQPAKSPLHQAYQSNSVKTDDCFSSALQCLPNISLEVKGYRTERIEFESPNESYGHKAEMMDKKSCTLRSRNDLRRRIDFSVISDNIVQSASRDSWSAKVFDEPNDNELHINTRKSKVMRMRNDSQDHEKAVSQLEEDSETNGHPVPTKNLHQMSSSLLEMLDDPDVPTRELALSLLVEILEKHRKAIENCIELLIVKLLHATKDGALKVVNQAHICLTTVVTQFDPLRCLGAIASQLASQDEKILIISINSLSKLVIRLSEDNLMAHLSTFLPALLDAFENHSPYVRKEICSYFSSPPNYFG; the protein is encoded by the exons ATGCCGGCGGGTGAGATGGCAATGCCCGCCGCGGTGGCGCGGTTGCGGGAGCTGGCGCCGGCGCCAGGGGCGGAGGTGGAGCTGGAGCtcgacgccgccggcgcggCCGCGCTAGCCGAGTGCTGCGCGGGGCTCCTCCGcgctgctggcggcggcggcggagacacCGACGCCGGGGCCACACGCGTGGCGCTCGAGGCGCTCTGCGCTGCAGGCGTAGGGGGAGCGATGCGTCGCCATGCCGACGGGCTCGCGCCGCTAGTCGTCGCGCGCCTCGGCGACGGACACGCGGCTGTGCGGGAGGCCGCAAGGAGGTACCTCGTGCTGCTCATGGAG ATGAAGGAGATGAATGCAAGAACGGAAAACACAGAGCCAAATTCCTGCATGCCAGATGACCAACACGTTCACTATACGACAATCGAAATGGAATCTTCTAGTAGCAGTCAAGCAAGAAAAAATTCCAAAGAGAAGATCAGCACAAGAGATATCTCACTTCTTGCAG GAGAAAGAGATATTACAAGAAAAGTAGTCGAACCTATAAAGGTTTTCTCTGAGAAGGACCTACTAAGGGAGATAGAAAAAGTAGTATCTACTTTGCAGCCAGATAATGAGTGGTCAATCCGGATAACTGCAATGCAAAGAGTGGAGGGTTTAGTGCTTGGAG GTGCTGCAGACTATTCAGCCTTCCCCATGCTCCTAAAACAGCTGGTGACCCCTCTAATAACTCAGCTTCTGGATAGGAGATCGAGCATTGTAAAACAG GCATGCCATTTACTAAACTTCCTATCGAAAGAGTTACTACGCGACTTTGAACCATATGCAGAGCTGCTTATTCCG GTCCTTCTTAAGAATGTCGTGATCACCATCCTTGTAATTGCTCACTCTGCTGATAACTGTATAAAAGAG ATGTTAAGGAACTGCAAGGTAGCTCGTATACTACCAAGGATTATTGAATTTGCAAAGAATGATAGAAGTGCTATTCTTCGTGCCAG GTGTTGTGAATACGCAATACTAATGTTAGAGTGCTGGGTTGATACTCCAGAAATACAGAGATCAGCTGACCTGTACGAAGACCTTATAAAATGCTGTATAGCAGATGCAACTACTGAG GTACGGTCAAGTGCAAGGGCTTGCTACAGGATGTTCTCAAGGATATGGCCTGACCGTTCACATCAGCTGTACTCATCTTTTGAACCATCCAGACAAAAA ATGATAAATGATGAAGATGCTGAGACACCTCAAAGGCATCTTCCTCCAGTTAAATTAGGGCAGCCTCAACCTAGTTCTTTCATTCCAGCTGTAATAGATAAAGTTGTTAAGGTCGATTCTGGGACATCATTTTCTTCTGGAGATGTGCAACCATCAGACAGACTTTACCTCCAGTGTGATGATATGACCTCAAAAGACCCAGATGAAGGCAATAAGGATGACACTTTGACTACTGGAAGTTCTTTTGAGGATAAGATCACACTAAGAAAAGTAGAAACTACAGACAGAGATACTGAGAAATATGATTCAG GCAACAGTGCAGGTGTCAATTCATCAGCTTGTGACCCACCAACTGCCACTCCCATTACAACAGAAGCACCTTCAGAAATGTCACTGAATGATGCAGCTGTTGTAACAATTGTTCAAGATAAGGCTGAATGCAGGCTGAATGTTGAACCAATAACTCAGCAAGTTCAAGGACGAGAAGATCCTTCTGAATTGACGTGCCTGCCACCTGCAGTTAACTCGAAAGGTCCAGGGAACCTGCTAAAGGAAAATCCTGTTGAAGTAAGTTCTGGTGCTGGATCAAGTGGAAAAGTAGGAACTCATAAGAAGAGTGCTGTTTCTAAGGAGCCACGTGGTAGTTACACCCCTAACTTCCGGCGACCTCTCTTGAGTAAGCAGATGACAAATTGGTTTTATGCCAGTACAAAAAGTGATATACATGAGAAGCaactcattttgggagaaatGGTCAACAACATGGATGTGCCCTCATCTCTTACAGAGGCACTTTCTTTAGGTCTAAACCCAATATCAGATTGGATGATGAAGGTATATGCATTCAGTTTCTTAAGGCAGTGTTTGCTAGAACGTGGATCAAAAAGCACTCAGGAAGTTGCACAAAATTTTGAGAAGGTTATGAGGCTTGTTTGTCGATATCtggatgatccccatcacaaaGTGGCACAGGCCGCTCTCTCATCATTAGCTGAGATCATGCCAGCTTTCAAGAAGCCTTTTGAACATTATCTCGACAAGACACTGCCCCATATTTTCTCTCGATTAAATGATCCAAAGGAATCAATCAAGCAGCAGTGCTTGGGAATTTTGAAACATGCAAATGAAAGTTATCCCATTGATTCTCTTTTACCCGCCTTACTTCGTTCGCTAGACGAACAGAAATCTCCCAAGTCAAAACTGGCAGTTCTTGAGTTTGCAAATGCCTCTTTTGTTAAATGCACAGTCAATTCTGAAAGCTATTCTAGCAGCAGTTTCCTTAAGCCATGGTTGGGGAAGCTTGCCCTTTTGTTTaatgataaaaacaaaaaactgaAGGAGGTCACAGTGGTTGGTTTCTCATCTATTTACTCTCATTATGACCCTGAATCCATGTTAAGCTTTTTGGTCACATTGTCAATGGAAGAACAAAAGCGGCTAAGACGGGCAATGATGCAACTAATACCTACAATAGAAAGTGACTTCGAAGAGTTCTTGCAACAAAAGAGACATAAGCAAAAGGCATCTTTTGATGGTTTCACTGCTAAATCACCACTTCATCCTGCATCTCAATCTGCAAAATCACCCCTGCATCCTGCTTATCGATCTTCCAAATCACCTGCCCATCCTCGATCTGCTAAATCACCACTTCATTCTGCATATAAATATGCTAAGTCACCGCTGCATCCCTCATATCAACCTGCTAAATCACCGCTGCATCAAGCATACCAATCTAATTCTGTTAAGACTGATGATTGTTTCAGTTCTGCACTCCAGTGTCTCCCAAATATATCTTTGGAAGTCAAGGGGTACCGTACTGAAAGGATTGAGTTTGAATCTCCTAATGAATCTTATGGTCACAAAGCTGAAATGATGGACAAGAAGTCTTGTACCTTGAGGTCAAGGAATGATCTCCGGAGAAGAATTGACTTTAGTGTGATATCAGATAACATAGTTCAGAGTGCAAGCAGGGACAGTTGGAGTGCGAAGGTATTTGATGAACCAAATGATAATGAACTGCACATAAATACCCGAAAAAGCAAAGTTATGAGGATGAGGAATGACAGCCAGGATCATGAG AAGGCAGTGAGTCAATTGGAAGAAGATTCTGAGACGAATGGACACCCAGTGCCCACCAAG AATTTACACCAGATGTCTTCTTCCCTTCTTGAGATGCTTGATGATCCAGATGTGCCCACAAGAGAGCTTGCGCTTTCTCTGTTGGTTGAAATTCTTGAAAAGCAC CGAAAGGCGATAGAGAACTGCATTGAACTTCTTATAGTTAAGCTGCTGCATGCAACCAAAGACGGTGCCTTGAAG GTTGTAAATCAGGCCCATATCTGCTTGACAACTGTGGTCACTCAATTTGACCCACTGAGATGCCTTGGG GCCATAGCTTCTCAGTTGGCCAGCCAGGATGAGAAAATTCTTATTATAAGCATCAATAGTTTGAGCAAG CTTGTGATCCGATTATCAGAGGACAACCTGATGGCTCATTTGTCAACGTTTCTTCCTGCACTTCTGGATGCTTTCGAAAACCACAGTCCATACGTCCGCAAG GAAATCTGTTCTTATTTTTCATCTCCTCCAAATTACTTCGGGTAA